Proteins from a single region of Candidatus Dormiibacterota bacterium:
- a CDS encoding PilZ domain-containing protein, with protein MAGLGEQEAGPARINRMAIVFFFNRKKKEPKRLAKAQPTATQKRSSFRMPVEFDVSFTLRGRPGRRHAVANDLSAGGLRLIGDEDFLPGSVLELDFVLPDAFLAELKVEKEVYEQTPFGLRPETLKVQPPPFHPMQMNAKVLATFFVPSEKALAHGMKFVEVEPSMQDELQRFIHLWQLHYLRSRQTP; from the coding sequence TTGGCTGGTTTAGGCGAGCAGGAAGCGGGGCCTGCCCGCATTAACCGCATGGCAATCGTGTTCTTTTTCAACCGCAAAAAAAAGGAGCCGAAACGGCTGGCCAAGGCGCAGCCGACCGCCACGCAAAAGCGCTCGTCGTTTCGCATGCCGGTCGAGTTCGACGTCTCATTCACGCTACGCGGGCGCCCCGGTAGACGCCACGCGGTCGCGAACGATCTCTCGGCGGGTGGCCTGCGATTGATCGGCGATGAAGATTTTCTTCCCGGATCGGTACTCGAACTCGATTTCGTGCTACCCGACGCGTTTCTGGCAGAGTTGAAGGTTGAAAAAGAAGTCTACGAGCAGACGCCCTTCGGCCTGCGGCCGGAGACGCTCAAGGTGCAGCCCCCGCCCTTTCACCCGATGCAGATGAATGCAAAGGTGCTGGCGACGTTTTTCGTCCCAAGCGAGAAAGCGCTCGCGCACGGCATGAAATTCGTCGAGGTGGAACCCTCTATGCAAGACGAGCTTCAACGCTTCATCCACCTCTGGCAGTTGCACTACCTACGGTCGCGTCAGACTCCGTAA
- a CDS encoding FAD-linked oxidase C-terminal domain-containing protein — MLVPRLIDAIGADAVKFAPEDLSVYAFDGYTQGRAPSAVVLPRSVADVSAVVKIAREFGEPIVPRGAGTGLCGGAVPIEGGIVVSFARMNRILELDVRGRRARVQPGLVNLDLSTRIAGHGLFFAPDPSSQKVSTIGGNIGTNAGGPHCLQYGTTVNHVLGLEIVDSFGEVFTTTLDGAGYDLTAALVGSEGTLGIVTSAWVRLQRLPESVRVWVAAFPSIDAASEAVSAIVAAGIIPTALEMMDRVIAQAVEAAFHAGYPTDAGAILLIENAGFEDDMRACEEGLYRIVHANGALSWHTARSQSERDALWAGRKGAAGAVGRLAQNYYLQDVCVPRSKLPQALRAVEAAAREHRLVVGNVFHAGDGNLHPMILYDKRDAVQVAAVIETGNAILSSAVALGGTVSGEHGIGYEKREAMTQIYSTDDLATMARVRDVFDPKLMFNPEKIFPSGARCPEVRA, encoded by the coding sequence ATGCTCGTACCACGATTGATCGACGCCATCGGCGCCGACGCCGTCAAGTTCGCGCCCGAAGACCTCAGCGTGTACGCATTTGACGGGTACACGCAAGGGCGGGCTCCCAGCGCGGTCGTGCTGCCGCGTTCGGTCGCGGACGTGAGCGCGGTCGTAAAGATTGCGCGTGAGTTTGGCGAGCCGATCGTTCCTCGCGGCGCGGGCACCGGTCTCTGCGGCGGCGCCGTCCCCATCGAGGGCGGTATCGTCGTCTCGTTCGCGCGCATGAATCGTATCCTCGAACTCGACGTGCGCGGCCGGCGGGCTCGCGTGCAGCCGGGCTTGGTCAATCTCGACCTTTCGACCCGCATCGCCGGCCACGGCTTGTTCTTCGCCCCGGATCCGTCGTCGCAAAAAGTATCGACGATCGGCGGCAATATCGGAACGAACGCCGGCGGACCGCACTGCTTGCAGTACGGGACGACGGTCAACCACGTATTGGGCCTGGAGATCGTCGATTCGTTCGGCGAAGTGTTCACGACGACGCTGGACGGAGCGGGCTACGACCTCACCGCGGCGCTCGTGGGCAGCGAAGGGACGCTGGGGATCGTCACGTCCGCCTGGGTGCGCCTGCAAAGGCTCCCCGAATCCGTCCGCGTCTGGGTCGCCGCGTTTCCGAGCATCGACGCCGCATCCGAAGCGGTCTCCGCCATCGTCGCAGCCGGCATCATCCCGACCGCACTCGAGATGATGGATCGCGTTATCGCGCAGGCCGTCGAAGCGGCCTTTCACGCGGGATATCCTACCGATGCCGGCGCCATTCTGCTGATTGAAAACGCCGGTTTCGAAGACGACATGCGTGCCTGCGAAGAGGGGCTGTACCGTATCGTCCACGCCAACGGCGCCCTTTCGTGGCACACCGCGCGCAGTCAATCCGAGCGCGATGCGCTCTGGGCCGGCCGCAAAGGTGCCGCCGGCGCGGTAGGGCGTTTAGCGCAGAATTACTACCTGCAAGACGTCTGCGTGCCGCGCAGCAAGCTGCCGCAGGCGTTGCGCGCGGTCGAAGCGGCGGCACGCGAGCATCGGCTCGTCGTCGGCAACGTGTTCCACGCCGGGGACGGAAATCTGCATCCGATGATCCTGTACGATAAGCGCGATGCCGTACAGGTCGCCGCGGTGATCGAAACCGGGAACGCGATCCTCTCTTCGGCCGTCGCCCTCGGCGGCACGGTGAGCGGCGAACACGGCATCGGCTACGAAAAGCGCGAGGCGATGACGCAGATCTACTCCACCGACGATCTGGCGACGATGGCGCGAGTCCGCGACGTCTTCGACCCTAAGCTCATGTTCAATCCGGAGAAAATTTTTCCAAGCGGAGCGCGCTGCCCCGAGGTCCGCGCGTGA
- a CDS encoding DUF2723 domain-containing protein has product MKPLRSPSLPAIAAATIAAVTFVACVPSQPFGGDAAEMQTVPYILGIAHPTGFPLFVLLGFLWSHAFAFGSVAWRLNALCAIYAGAAVGIGVACAGRLGIRWWIAVPAYFWFASTYVVWTHATHADVHDLLLALESAIVFATIVWLQDGDRRALVAMAACWGLALADHPNAIWLAPGMLVAVLLRRRDVRRGDLLRAGAAVAAGLSLYLYLPLRSSWIVAHGDDPAARLAGIDGGPFWNAGNPSTWHGFLTVLTGSSFDTGHHLLGIFAPAQWQSYLWDIFTFTQGSYGSYAVVVAIVGLATWYARDRRVALVVGLLCLAAIPFSVVYRDVESDAARYRLLAIWWIPLLLASAGGFGDDWRAELRRIGIAIFIVASWIGTLAANHAALFNNRNADGERHLITQIAAAIPRGSIVVTTWLDATPYAYGAYADGSFADRTIVAAWPNDEAANFRQWSSVAPVYVVVPQGTTLTGGTYAIARTIDRYHVVYRYAGPAPTPRLRSLTRP; this is encoded by the coding sequence GTGAAACCGCTGCGTTCGCCGTCGCTCCCTGCAATCGCGGCCGCGACGATCGCGGCCGTCACGTTCGTTGCGTGCGTACCGTCGCAACCGTTTGGGGGCGATGCGGCCGAGATGCAAACGGTACCATATATCTTGGGCATCGCGCATCCGACCGGCTTTCCGCTCTTCGTCTTGCTGGGCTTCCTTTGGTCGCACGCGTTCGCGTTCGGGAGCGTTGCGTGGCGGCTCAACGCGCTCTGCGCCATCTACGCCGGCGCGGCGGTCGGCATCGGTGTTGCGTGCGCCGGGCGGTTGGGAATCCGCTGGTGGATCGCCGTCCCCGCGTACTTCTGGTTTGCATCCACCTACGTGGTGTGGACGCACGCGACGCACGCCGACGTCCACGATCTTCTGCTCGCGCTGGAATCCGCCATCGTGTTTGCGACGATCGTGTGGTTGCAGGACGGCGATCGTCGCGCGCTTGTGGCGATGGCCGCATGCTGGGGCCTCGCGCTGGCGGATCATCCCAATGCGATCTGGCTCGCTCCCGGAATGCTCGTCGCGGTGCTGCTTCGCCGGCGGGACGTGCGACGCGGCGACCTCCTGCGCGCGGGCGCGGCCGTAGCCGCCGGCTTATCGCTCTACCTCTACCTTCCGCTGCGCTCGTCGTGGATCGTCGCACACGGGGACGATCCCGCCGCGCGACTCGCAGGCATCGACGGTGGGCCGTTTTGGAACGCCGGCAACCCGAGCACGTGGCACGGTTTCCTAACGGTCCTGACCGGCAGCAGCTTCGATACCGGGCACCATCTTCTCGGGATTTTCGCGCCGGCTCAGTGGCAGAGCTATCTCTGGGATATCTTCACGTTCACGCAAGGATCGTACGGGAGTTACGCGGTGGTCGTCGCCATCGTCGGGCTCGCCACGTGGTACGCACGCGATCGACGCGTCGCGCTCGTCGTCGGGCTGCTGTGCCTGGCCGCGATCCCGTTCTCCGTGGTCTATCGCGACGTCGAATCCGACGCTGCCCGCTATCGCCTGCTCGCGATCTGGTGGATTCCGCTCTTGCTCGCGAGCGCGGGCGGCTTCGGGGACGACTGGCGGGCCGAACTGCGACGCATCGGCATAGCGATCTTCATCGTTGCTTCATGGATCGGGACGTTGGCGGCGAACCACGCCGCATTGTTCAATAATCGCAATGCCGACGGGGAGCGTCATCTCATCACGCAAATCGCGGCCGCGATCCCGCGCGGCAGCATCGTTGTGACGACGTGGCTGGACGCTACCCCGTACGCTTATGGGGCCTACGCGGACGGATCGTTCGCCGACCGGACGATCGTGGCCGCGTGGCCGAACGACGAAGCGGCAAACTTCCGCCAATGGTCGAGCGTCGCGCCCGTGTACGTCGTCGTCCCGCAGGGCACCACGCTCACCGGCGGCACGTACGCAATCGCACGCACGATCGACCGCTATCACGTCGTGTATCGTTATGCCGGCCCGGCACCAACCCCGCGATTACGGAGTCTGACGCGACCGTAG